The Thermosinus carboxydivorans Nor1 DNA segment GAACCGTAGAGGACACGGAGACAAAATTCTATTAAATAAAATTAATTAAAACCCCAAGTGCGATTCATATCGCACTCTCCGTGCGCTCCGCGGTTCAATCCCGGTTTTCCTGGCTTGTGGTGCCAATTTATTGGTATGATTATCTATTCCATCTACTCCGAAAACTCTACACCTGGTTTTCATTCTTTGTTAGTGTCGTGCTAACGACATGGGGGGTCTACCCTGAAAAATCGGTGACTTCAAGTTGGAAAATATAGGGAACCACAGAGGACGCGGAGGAATTTAAATTATTATATTCTTCGCGTGATAGATATCACGCGCTCTGTGTCCTCCGTGGTTAAACTTCAATGTTTTCATGTTTTGTGGTGACATTTATGTCATGAATATCTTTGCGGTTTCTTAAAAGAAAGCTGCCTTGGCGCCTTTTTCTGCCAAACATTACCGGATGGCGCATAAAAGGATTTTATTAACGGATAACGAATATTTATAGCGAACCGGGGTCCCAATATCACGGAAAGGCAGGGAAATGATGCGCAGCAGCAAATTAGCCAAAATCGCCGTTTTAAGCGTTACCATTGGTTCGATGCTTGTCACTTCGCTGGGAGGGGCCTATGCCACTGCCGCTTTGGCCGCTACCCCGGAGGTCCAGGCTACCGAAAAAGTGGACAAGGCTGACAAGGCTGACAAGGTTCTCATGGGTGTCGCCGCTCTCGGGCTGCTTGCCATGCTGACTAAAGGCGGCAAGGACGGCAGCAAGGAAACGCCGGCAAAAACTTCTGCGCCGCCCAGCAATGGGGTACATACCCCGTCGGCTAACCAGACTCAGCCGACCCAAACTAAGCCGACCCAGTCGCAGCCGACCAGTTCGGCATCCGTTGCCGCTGAAGAACAGCAGGCAGTTGCCCTTCTCAACGCCGACCGGGCTAAATATGGTCTGCCGGCCTTGAAAGTCAATCCCCAGCTCACCGACCTTGCCAGACGTTATGCCCAGGACATGATTAACCGCGGCTATTTCTCCCACTACAATCCGGAAGGCCAATCGCCCTTTGACCGCATGCGCGCTGCCGGCATCAGTTATCGCTACGCCGGTGAGAACCTGGCCATTAACCAGAATGTGGCCAGCGCTGAGCTGGCGTTCATGAACAGCCCGGGACACCGCGCCAATATTCTCAGCTCTAACTACACCGAAGTGGGCATCGGCGTGCGTCACGACGCGAACGGGTCTGTCTATGTGGTTCAGGAGTTTATCGGCAAATAAACAGACATGCAAAAAAGTTCCGCGAGGCTAAGCCTTGCGGAACTTTTTTGCCGTCTAATACATCTTCATGCACTTAGGGCACATGCCGTAACGGTGGTAGTCATACTCGTGACGGCAGTGCGGGCAAACCTTATAGAGTCGGTAGTGGCAAATTTTGTACAGTTTATAGGTGCTGGTGAAGGTTTTTACGCATTTCTTCTCCATTTTGCAGGGCATTTTGGGCATGCAGCAGTCATCCATGGGCATATAGTCGCCGCAGTCATAGTCATAATCGTAGTCGCAGTCGCAGTCATATTTGCCATGGCCGCAGTGCCACTTGGGATATTTTGTAGAGTACATAACGACACACAACCTCCTATTCAGATTGGCCCTTCGCGAGGGAAAGACCTTCTGTTATATACTATGACGGTGTGTGTCGAAATGTTATGTTTCTTGTATCGGCAGCGATAAAAGTTGTGTTGATTTTGGCGCCTGCACATAGATTTAAGTGATGACCAAATGCGGATAGCTGGGGCTAAAGCGCTACAGCGTAAAACCCCGGCCCAGGACCTCGGCCGCATCTTGCACGATCATGAAGGCGCAGGGGTCGCACCGCTCGACAATAAACTTGATTTTCGCAATTTGCGTTAAGGTTACGACAACAAAGATAACCTGCTTATCCTTCCGGGTAAAGGCGCCTTCCCCTTGCAGGAAAGTTACTCCCCGGCCCAGTTCCTGCAGAATAGCGCCGGCGATTGCCTCGCTTTGGTCGGAAATGATAATGACCGTTTTTTTGCGGTTGAACCCTTCAATAACCTTGTCTGTTAGATTGGCGCTTACGAACATGGAGATGAGGGTATACATGGCCGGTTTAAGGCCAAACAGCGCCGCGGCCACTACCATAATGACGCAGTTGATGGCAAAGCCGGCGAGCCCCATATTAAAGGCGTAGTATTTTTTGAGGATGGCCACGATAATATCCAGCCCGCCGCCGCTGCCGTTTGCCCGGAAGATGAGGCCTGAACCGATGCCGCCGATGACGCCGCCATAAATGGCGGCCAACACAGTATCGTCTACCAGGTTAAGGTCAGCGAGAAAACGGGTGGCGTCTACGGCGCTGGCAAAGACGATCATGCCGTAGAGAGCGCCGATCGTATATTCTTTATCCAGCAGACGGTAGGCGGCGATGAACAGGGGGATGTTGAGGAGTGCAATCATGAGGCCAATCGGCCAACCAAAAAGAAAGTACAAAATCATGGCGATGCCGCTGATACCGCCGCTGAGGAAATGATGCGGCACTAAAAAGGCGTTAATGCCGGCAGCCGAAATCAGTCCGCCCAGGCCGACGACGGCGTATTGCTTCCAGGAAATGCGCATTCCATCACCTCTATTTTCATACATGGTTTTCTTGTTACCTATTGTAAAATAAAAAAATCCTTCTGTCAGCTGCCGTCAGGTCCCGTCTAGCATTGTTTTTTGTGTCACACCCCAAATGGCACAGGCATATATATAAGTAGAACATACAAAGGGGGGGAATATCTGTGGACGATAAAGACCTTCGGGCTTATACGGCTAATTGTACCTTGGGAGAGCAAACCGGTCCGCAAACAATCGTAGTGCGCCAGGTTATCGGCGAAGGTGAGAAACAGAAAGTTCTTGATATTCATGTGCGCGTCCCGGAAAGAAAACCGGCCATTGAGCAGATCGTGGACGTGTTTGTCAAGGATGTATGTATCGACACTGTCGATGTTATTACTGACAAGGTCATTGTGCGCGGCGAGTTTGAAGTCAAGGCAATCTATATCGCCTGCCTGCCGCAGCAGCCTGTGCATGCGGTAGAACTCAAAAACTACCGGTGGACTGCTGATATTGTCGTTCCGGGCGCCCGTAAAGGCATGGACGCCGATGCCGATGTGATCGTAGAATATGTCGATTACGACATTGATGAAGAATGCAATGATAATGATCACCATCACCATCACCACCATCACCGCCATTTCCGCAACCGCGGAACCAAATACACATATTACAAGAACACCGATTGGTGTGACGATGATGACGATGATTGCAACCATCACCATGATGACTGCGATGACGATGACGACGTAAAATGCCCGCCCGGCACCCGCGAGTTTGACGTGTCGGTTGTCCTCAAGGTA contains these protein-coding regions:
- a CDS encoding CAP domain-containing protein produces the protein MRSSKLAKIAVLSVTIGSMLVTSLGGAYATAALAATPEVQATEKVDKADKADKVLMGVAALGLLAMLTKGGKDGSKETPAKTSAPPSNGVHTPSANQTQPTQTKPTQSQPTSSASVAAEEQQAVALLNADRAKYGLPALKVNPQLTDLARRYAQDMINRGYFSHYNPEGQSPFDRMRAAGISYRYAGENLAINQNVASAELAFMNSPGHRANILSSNYTEVGIGVRHDANGSVYVVQEFIGK
- a CDS encoding YitT family protein; its protein translation is MRISWKQYAVVGLGGLISAAGINAFLVPHHFLSGGISGIAMILYFLFGWPIGLMIALLNIPLFIAAYRLLDKEYTIGALYGMIVFASAVDATRFLADLNLVDDTVLAAIYGGVIGGIGSGLIFRANGSGGGLDIIVAILKKYYAFNMGLAGFAINCVIMVVAAALFGLKPAMYTLISMFVSANLTDKVIEGFNRKKTVIIISDQSEAIAGAILQELGRGVTFLQGEGAFTRKDKQVIFVVVTLTQIAKIKFIVERCDPCAFMIVQDAAEVLGRGFTL
- a CDS encoding DUF3794 domain-containing protein; the protein is MDDKDLRAYTANCTLGEQTGPQTIVVRQVIGEGEKQKVLDIHVRVPERKPAIEQIVDVFVKDVCIDTVDVITDKVIVRGEFEVKAIYIACLPQQPVHAVELKNYRWTADIVVPGARKGMDADADVIVEYVDYDIDEECNDNDHHHHHHHHRHFRNRGTKYTYYKNTDWCDDDDDDCNHHHDDCDDDDDVKCPPGTREFDVSVVLKVTAKVMTDREVVIGGALPPKPKG